From a single Ascaphus truei isolate aAscTru1 chromosome 2, aAscTru1.hap1, whole genome shotgun sequence genomic region:
- the LOC142488264 gene encoding uncharacterized protein LOC142488264 translates to MLLLYIVAPGGHVSPEMEQVSSPGSCSSTHLEEHDDEDYDDDDDDAAIDTEIQASDHEEVPIETVLPPNRPATTTYDAIVASEGKIVEAENRRHSDLMTVLERMIALQEETVSQLAHLHRVFIEVPKQLQKINTSFEALVVQQTQANYLRMTNVPQFNLNTSQAGSVHAGQFSPHASELHSPGPNVTGQVADIAVQWDRFSSTSC, encoded by the exons atgttattgttatatatagttgcccctggaggacatgtgtcacctgagatggaacaagtgtcttcacctgggtcatgcagctcaacacacctagaag aacatgatgatgaggattatgatgatgatgatgatgatgccgccatagacacagaaatacaagcaagtgaccatgaagaggttccaattgaaactgttttaccgccaaatcgtccagcaactaccacatacgatgcaattgtagcttctgagggaaaaattgtggaagcagaaaatcgtcgccattctgacctgatgacagtgctggaaaggatgattgcactgcaggaagaaacagtatcacaattggcacatctccacagagtcttcattgaagtgcctaaacagttgcaaaaaatcaacacctcattcgaagcattagttgttcagcaaacccaagcaaattacttgagaatgactaatgtaccacaattcaacttgaacacctcacaggcaggatctgtacatgctggtcagttttcaccacatgcatctgagcttcattcaccaggtccgaatgttaccggtcaagtagcagacattgctgtgcag